The Lipingzhangella halophila genome segment GACCGTCTGACCCGGCGAGACCCCCGCCAGCTCACAACCGTGATACCCCGTCGGGAAGATGTCCGCCAGCATCGCGTAATCGGACTCGTTCTCCGTGCCCTCCGGCAGCACCAGGCAGTTGAAGTCAGCAAACGGCACCCGCAGATGCTGCGCCTGCCCACCCGTGTACGGCCCCATGGCCACATAGCCATACGCCCCACCAGCAAAGCCCGGATTCACCGTCAGGCAGAACGCCGTGTTCCCGAACTGGCAGTTCTGGCAAAAACCACACGCCACATTGAACGGCATCACCACACGCTGACCCACACGCAACGTGGCGACCGCCGAACCCACCTCCTCGATGATGCCGAGATTCTCATGACCGAACACAATGCCCGGCTCCGCGGCCGTGCGCCCCTCATACATATGCAGGTCGGAACCGCAGATACACGTTGACGTCACCCGCACGAGTACATCATTGGGATGCTCGAGGCGCGGATCGGAAACCTCCTCAACCGCCACCTCGTAGGGCCCCTGATACACCACAGCCTTCATGAGATCCCCCCTGATCGCTATCGGGTAGCCGGCACCACCAGCCCTACCCGAAAGAGTGACTCACCTCACGTCAAAAACCCCGCGCCCCGGACGACTCACCCTAGCCATCCTCATCACCGGCCAACCGCCGCAACACGCCATACGTCCGGTTCGACCGCGCCGCCTCACGCTGCGCACCAGCCGTCACATCGATATAGGACTGCGACGACGTAATCGAGGAGTGCCCCAACAACCGCATGATCTCGCTCACCGACGCCCCGTCCTCAGCCAACCGCGTCGCGAACGTGTGCCGCAACGCATGCACCAACGTCCCCCGCGCCACCCGGTCATGCACCCCCGCGTGCTTATAACACTGCCGCACCAGGTACTGCAGCCCACCACGACGCAACCCCGCGCCCCGGTTGTCCACCAGCAGCGGATCCGAGCCGCGCAACGGCACCCCGAACCGCGACCGCCGCGACTCCAGGTAGGCATCCAACAAAGCCTCCAACGGAGGCTCGATCGGCAACGACCGCGTCTCACCGCCCTTACCCGCCACCCGCACCCGCCGCTCACCCGCACGCCCGCTGACCGCGTCCAACCGCAACGACAACATCTCCGCCGAGCGCAACCCCGTCAGCAACGCCAGCGCCAACACCGCCATGTCCCGCTCCGGCCACGGGTCGCGCGCCCGCCGGCACCCCGCCGCCAACGCCTCCAACAACCGCTCCGGCGTGTCCTCACCCAACAACGGCTTGGGCTGCTGGGGCCGCACCCGCGGACGCCGCACCGCCGGCATCGGGTTGCCCTCGACAACCCCCTCAGACACCCAGAACCCGAAGAAACCGTTCCACGTCGACCACGCCCGCACCACACTCGACGGCGCCCGGTCCGCGGCGAAGTCCGCGAACCCCCGCCGCAACACCTGCCCGTCCAGATCCGCCAACCGCAGCGCGCCCCGATCACACCCATCGAGGCCGGCAACCCGGTCCAGCACCCCCAGCAGGTCCCGCCGGTAGGCGGCCACCGTGTGCGGCGACGGCTTCTCCGCCCGCCGCGCCACCAGATACTCCTCGACAGCGTCCACCGCCCACAGCGAGGACGCCCCAACCCCGGCAACGCTCTCGGTACTACTCATGCCCCACAGCTTCCCCGATTCCAGGGGCATCCAGCGCGCATCCCGCCCCCCGGTTCGAACATCGCCACCACCGATGTTCGACACCCCAGCGCGGCCCGCCGCGCCCGGGGCAGGGGAGCGGTCACCACGTCAGGGGATCCGCTTGGCCCCCCACATCGACACCACGTGCAGCGGCCCTTCCAGCGGCCCCCGCCGCACCAGCAGCGTCCACACCGTGGCGAAGACGATCGAGCCCAGCAGCACCGACATCGCCAGGTTGTCGGTGACCGGCTGCAGCGGCGTACCCACCAGCCAGCCCCGCTCCTCCACCCAGATCAGCAGAATGTGGCCCACGTAGGTCGTCAACGCCAGGGCACCCACCGCGGCCAACGGGTACAGCACCCACCGCAGGTACTGCGACACCAGCAGGAACACCCCCAGCACCGCGATAGCCACCCCGCCCGCGCCGTACACCTCGAACGGGGACCCGCTGTGCGGCGCCGCCGTCAGCAACCACGCCCAGTCGTTCAGCGGCACCGTCCCGGGAAAGCCCTCGCTGATGGCGTCGCCGGCACTGCCGGCCCCGCCGTAGCCGGCCATGTAGTCCGCGTCGAACGACGACTCCAGCCGCTCCCGGCCCCCGA includes the following:
- a CDS encoding tyrosine-type recombinase/integrase, whose amino-acid sequence is MSSTESVAGVGASSLWAVDAVEEYLVARRAEKPSPHTVAAYRRDLLGVLDRVAGLDGCDRGALRLADLDGQVLRRGFADFAADRAPSSVVRAWSTWNGFFGFWVSEGVVEGNPMPAVRRPRVRPQQPKPLLGEDTPERLLEALAAGCRRARDPWPERDMAVLALALLTGLRSAEMLSLRLDAVSGRAGERRVRVAGKGGETRSLPIEPPLEALLDAYLESRRSRFGVPLRGSDPLLVDNRGAGLRRGGLQYLVRQCYKHAGVHDRVARGTLVHALRHTFATRLAEDGASVSEIMRLLGHSSITSSQSYIDVTAGAQREAARSNRTYGVLRRLAGDEDG